The following coding sequences lie in one Trichoderma breve strain T069 chromosome 1, whole genome shotgun sequence genomic window:
- a CDS encoding haloacid dehalogenase-like hydrolase domain-containing protein produces the protein MTVPNGTNPGKPVLFFDIDNCLYPRSSKVQDLMAELIDKYFEEHLNLPWDDAVKLHQEYYKNYGLAIEGLVRHHQIDPLEYNTKVDDALPLEGIIKPNPELRQLLEDIDRSKVRVWLLTNAYVTHGKRVVKLLGIDDQFEGLTFCDYAEMPLVCKPHPDMYRKAMKHAGVERVEDCYFVDDSFANCAAAKKLGWTAAHLVEEDVPQPEVQASQYQIRHLRELRQVYPQFFKSS, from the exons ATGACTGTTCCCAATGGCACCAACCCCGGGAAACCGGTCCTATTCTT CGACATTGACAACTGTCTCTACCCAAGGA GCAGCAAAGTACAGGATCTCATGGCCGAGCTGATTGACAAGTACTTTGAAGAGCATCTCAACCTCCCCTGGGACGATGCTGTCAAACTACACCAGGAGTACTACAAAAACTATGGTCTGGCCATCGAAGGACTGGTCCGTCACCACCAGATTGACCCTCTGGAGTACAACACCAAGGTCGACGACGCTCTGCCCCTAGAGGGAATCATCAAGCCCAATCCAGAGCTGCGTCAGCTGCTCGAGGATATCGACAGGAGCAAGGTAAGGGTATGGCTTCTCACGAATGCGTATGTCACCCACGGCAAGCGAGTCGTCAAGTTGCTCGGCATTGACGACCAGTTTGAGGGTCTTACATTCTGCGACTACGCCGAAATGCCCTTAGTCTGCAAGCCTCACCCAGACATGTACCGGAAAGCCATGAAACACGCTGGGGTGGAAAGAGTGGAAGATTGTTATTTTGTTG ATGATAGTTTTGCCAACTGTGCCGCTGCAAAGAAGTTGGGCTGGACGGCAGCGCActtggtggaagaagatgtcCCACAACCAGAAGTCCAAGCATCGCAGTATCAGATCCGCCACTTGCGAGAACTGCGACAAGTCTATCCCCAATTTTTCAAGAGCTCCTAA
- a CDS encoding translocation protein sec62 domain-containing protein, protein MATPPPQPPPGAMPMGMPMPGPGFMGQQPTPEQIQQIQRKIAEDAQKAGMTVPEFIEHIKQQQFARMRQMQMQQAAAQQQQQQGGGHEGHNHPHPHPHPHPHPHQQQGQPQPITPGPPNPKGLAVAKFLRSQDLKPRTSILNGERKDMFKVKRALRALQSPAYEKARKKNPLLPEITDRASLENTFKLLPLSMLALRVTKLEPQPGPNGKKPKRVKGQWNVRIEQQQEARDDMYYVWLWEGSQVKRQLYAALALVIIFAVVLYPLWPLVLRQGVYYLSWGMLGLLGLFFAMAIFRVILFCITYFAAPPGLWLYPNLWEDVSFMDSFRPVWAWHETEKPKKKKKSKAVAANSVMAAATGQVAPTTATTTGTDTQVDVAPQEPKVYEAPKVEELADE, encoded by the exons ATGGccacgccgccgccgcagccgcctCCAGGCGCAATGCCCATGGGTATGCCCATGCCCGGTCCTGGCTTCATGGGCCAGCAGCCCACGCCCGAGCAGATCCAGCAGATCCAGCGCAAGATCGCTGAAGATGCCCAAAAGGCTGGCATGACTGTGCCCGAATTTATCGAGcacatcaagcagcagcagtttgCGCGAATGCgccagatgcagatgcaacaGGCCgcagcgcagcagcagcagcaacagggaGGAGGACACGAAGGCCACAACCATCCTCACCCGCACCCGCACCCGCACCCgcatcctcatcagcaacAGGGCCAACCTCAGCCCATTACTCCTGGCCCGCCCAACCCCAAGGGACTTGCTGTCGCCAAGTTTCTGCGCAGCCAGGACTTGAAGCCACGTACCTCGATTCTGAATGGCGAGCGCAAAGATATGTTCAAGG TGAAGCGTGCTCTGCGAGCGCTGCAGTCTCCGGCATATGAAAAGGCTCGAAAGAAGAACCCTCTGCTGCCAGAAATCACCGACCGAGCATCTCTGGAGAACACCTTTAAGCTGCTGCCCCTCAGCATGCTTGCGCTTAGAGTCACCAAGCTCGAGCCCCAACCCGGCCCCAACggcaagaagcccaagcGTGTCAAGGGCCAGTGGAATGTCAGGAtagagcagcagcaagaggccAGAGACGACATGTACTACGTGTGGCTCTGGGAGGGAAGCCAGGTCAAGCGCCAGCTGTATgccgcccttgcccttgtcatcatcttcgccgTTGTCCTGTACCCCCTGTGGCCGTTGGTCCTTCGACAAGGAGTGTACTACTTGAGTTGGGGCATGCTGggtcttcttggtctcttcttcgccatggccataTTCCGTGTTATTCTGTTCTGCATTACGTACTTTGCCGCGCCTCCTGGACTTTGGCTCTACCCCAACCTCTGGGAAGACGTCTCTTTCATGGACAGTTTCCGACCAGTTTGGGCTTGGCATGAG ACCgagaagccgaagaagaagaagaagtcgaaGGCTGTTGCGGCAAACTCCGTCATGGCTGCGGCTACTGGACAGGTGGCACCGACTACTGCCACGACCACGGGTACGGATACACAAGTGGATGTGGCGCCTCAAGAGCCAAAGGTTTACGAAGCACCCAAAGTGGAGGAATTGGCGGATGAGtga
- a CDS encoding acetyltransferase (GNAT) family domain-containing protein, with product MPAPGVVVPFDISLHSHLTPYLAAIHASCITHDHTIATFLLPLSHEKLLSWWKERIAETNDGRRLMLLLVSELDPSGRIKGPELIGVVMLWMPYSETGSFRGYVEKLLIHKHHRGKGGARALMSALEAEALNRGRTLLLLDTESGNQAEAVFSRLGYIELGKVPGYGMSPAGGLKDGTFFYKTLEL from the exons ATGCCTGCTCCCGGTGTCGTCGTCCCCTTCGACATTTCACTGCACTCGCATCTCACTCCTTACCTGGCTGCGATTCACGCATCCTGCATCACTCACGACCACACAATAGCCACATTTCTTCTACCACTATCACATGAAAAGCTGTTATCCTGGTGGAAAGAGCGGATTGCAGAAACAAACGATGGGAGACGATTGATGCTGCTCCTGGTGAGCGAGCTGGATCCAAGCGGCCGAATCAAAGGGCCGGAGCTCATAGGCGTCGTCATGCTATGGATGCCGTACTCAGAGACGGGGTCATTTCGAGGCTATGTAGAGAAGCTGCTCATCCACAAGCATCACCGGGGGAAAGGCGGCGCGAGGGCACTGATGAGTGCGTTGGAAGCAGAGGCCCTGAATCGAGGCCGGACATTGCTG CTGTTGGATACGGAGAGCGGCAACCAGGCAGAAGCAGTCTTTAGTAGGCTGGGATATATCGAGCTGGGTAAGGTTCCGGGATACGGCATGAGTCCTGCGGGAGGATTGAAGGATGGCACGTTTTTCTACAAGACTCTTGAGCTGTGA
- a CDS encoding ribonuclease t2 family domain-containing protein, with product MYRNTLAVLASAQLAAAGLYPNMTPDNHTCILTDPVLSCSENAVPEKVDSCCTETFGGLVLQTQFWDTNTGLEAQGQLLPPYTWTIHGLWPDFCNGSYTQYCDLSRQYDPSPAPNTTNGKPDGTPVPKYTGESIEAWFEPYGKMDLLAYMKKYWINQYAPNWELWAHEFSKHATCFSTFDKECYGPKANEHDDLFQFFETVIAYYKVLPTWGWLSAANIRPSNTTSYSLSDVQDALTLGYGAVPFIGCGGPKYNQTEAGKGSLDNGGTQLNEVWYYYHVYGSPQRNQGLRVPADIAGGSVSSCAKTPGAIWYYERAAGSETA from the exons ATGTATCGCAACACTTTGGCTGTGCTTGCCAGCGCCCAGCTTGCCGCTGCTGGGCTGTACCCCAACATGACGCCCGACAACCACACCTGCATCTTGA CCGACCCAGTCTTGTCCTGCTCAGAGAACGCGGTGCCCGAAAAGGTGGACTCTTGCTGCACCGAGACTTTTGGAGGACTGGTG CTCCAAACTCAATTCTGGGACACCAACACCGGTCTCGAAGCCCAGGGACAGCTGCTGCCTCCCTACACCTGGACCATCCACGGTCTCTGGCCTG ATTTCTGCAACGGCAGCTACACTCAATACTGCGATCTCAG CCGCCAATACGATCCCAGCCCTGCTCCCAACaccaccaatggcaagcCTGACGGCACCCCTGTGCCAAAATACACAGGCGAGTCGATCGAGGCCTGGTTCGAGCCTTACGGAAAGATGGATCTCCTCGCCTACATGAAGAAATACTGGATCAACCAGTACGCCCCCAACTGGGAGCTCTGGGCTCACGAGTTCTCCAAGCACGCCACCTGCTTCTCGACCTTTGACAAGGAGTGCTACGGGCCAAAGGCCAACGAGCACGACGACCTCTTCCAGTTCTTCGAGACCGTCATCGCCTACTATAAGGTCCTCCCCACCTGGGGCTGGCTCTCCGCCGCCAACATCCGCCCTTCCAACACCACCTCCTACTCCCTCTCCGACGTCCAGGATGCTCTGACCCTTGGATACGGCGCCGTCCCCTTCATCGGCTGCGGTGGCCCCAAGTACAACCAGACCGAGGCCGGCAAGGGATCTCTCGACAATGGCGGCACTCAGCTCAACGAGGTCTGGTACTACTACCACGTCTATGGTTCTCCTCAGCGCAACCAGGGCCTGCGTGTCCCTGCCGACATTGCTGGCGGCTCTGTGTCGTCTTGCGCAAAGACTCCTGGTGCCATTTGGTACTATGAGCGTGCCGCTGGTAGCGAGACTGCTTAA
- a CDS encoding subunit 21 of mediator complex domain-containing protein, translated as MGDRLTQLQDAVDQFAQQLVASLHFVHMRHDLEPLGPKDKIREPKEQVPKEVDALPPQDFRAGLVELARDLIVKEQQIEVLISTLPGLDNSEQDQERHIKDLEEDLKTAEAQRVEALKERDHILKQLDSTIRIIRRP; from the exons ATGGGGGATCGACTCACGCAGCTGCAAGATGCAGTTGATCAA TTCGCTCAGCAGCTCGTGGCTTCTCTGCATTTCGTCCATATGAGGCACGATCTCGAGCCATTGGGCCCGAAGGACAAGATCCGCGAGCCTAAGGAGCAGGTACCAAAAGAAG TGGACGCACTCCCTCCCCAAGATTTCCGAGCCGGCCTAGTCGAGCTGGCGCGAGACCTGATCGTAAAAGAACAACAAATCGAGGTTCTCATCTCCACGTTGCCCGGTCTCGACAACAGTGAACAAGATCAGGAACGACACATTAAAGACCTCGAGGAAGATTTAAAAACGGCCGAGGCACAGCGGGTGGAAGCTTTAAAGGAGAGAGATCACATTTTGAAACAGCTGGACTCCACTATCCGTATCATACGGCGGCCATGA